The nucleotide window AGAAGTTTGCCTGAAGAACTCATTGTTGAGGCTATTCACCGGAGTATTCAATATTTATTACTTGAGAAGGATTACCGGGGATTCGACAATACGAAGGGCTGGGCTCATGCGGTTGCACATGGAAGTGACTTATTAGCAGAAGCGATTAGACATCCATTAATGATGGATTCCCAATTAGTATACAGAGCATTACAAAGTTTAAAAAGCTGCCTTCATACTGAATACGCTTTAATCGATGAGGAAGATGAACGCATGTTACCGGTCATTGATGCATTACTGGAAAAGGGACTGACGGATGAGCAACTATTAACGTGGTTAAAAGAATTGCATTACATAGAAGTAGAAGATTGGCATAAGAAATACCGTTCTGAGTGGAATGTGAAGCAATTTGAGAAAGCATTATTAAGACATTTATTAAGATCAACCAAATGTACACAAACAGCCAAATGGATTGTTTTGAAAGACCAATTGTAGTTTAGCAAGGAGCTGAAAAATTGAAACGCATTTCTTTAGTGATACTGCCATTCGTTTTATACATAACAGGCTTACTCGCGTATTATTTCGGTAAGATTAACGGTTATCAATTTATTATTTTTATTATAGTCGGCTTAGGTATTTCAATTTTCGGTTTTTTTCTTTACCGGAATGACAAGAAGTTGAAAGCTGCTTTTTTAGCGATATTTTATATACTGGCTTTATTAACTATATTTGAAAGCCGTCTGATTGATTATGAAAAATATACTTATTTTCTTATTTCATATAATGAGCCTTTTGAAATTGTGGAAGGTTCAGGTATCAATGTATTGGCAGTAGAAGTTATTGAAACACCATATATAACAGATTTGGGCTACTTAATTCATACTGTGGAATTTTCAACGAATAAAGAAGTTTTGGATGCGGAAATTGTCACGAATAAAACCCGGTACCGTTCAAAAAATGAAGAATTACTAAGTTATGTACGTCCCGCCGAGAAACATTTTGAGACGATGAAGGAAAATGTCATTACCTATTTATCGAAGAGCTCTTCTGCCATAAATCGATTTTTAGAAAGAGAAGATATAGAAGGTGATAGCGCAGGACTTGCCACTGTGTTAAGCGCCCTTATTGAAAAAGGTGAAGTCAACAATAAAGTTCCGATTGCCGTAACAGGAGCGATTGATAGCAAAGGAAATGTGAAGGAAATAGGTTCGATAAAAGCAAAGACTTTGATTGCCGAACAAAGCGGTTTCTCTCATATTTTTCTACCTGTGGAAAATGAAGAAGAAGCGAAGAAAGTAAAAAAAGTTGAGCAGCTTAATATTAACATTATTGCGGTGGCATCTATTGATAATGCTGTAAAGGAAATCATGAGAATTAATAACGACTAACCGGTGCTCGCATGTGCTGAAAAGTCGGATTGCGTTTTTTTAATTTACTTGGGGGATACGGGAAGATTTTAAGATTTAGCGGAAAGCGTTGTAGGTATATGATCTGAACCCATTGTTGCTTTGCTCTTTTTTAAAATTAAAGCTGTGAATAGAGGGCAAGATTATTAGTCATTTACATAAAGTGAACTGTCATGATAATGCCGGTATTAAATCATGCCTCTACCATTTAATAAGCGAGTGTCTTCCCTGATAGAATATTAGCATTTGAATAATATGGATAATAGCGTTAATACTGTAAGTTCTATTCGAAATATTAAAGTATAAATCATAAATAATTTCCTACACTTAAATTAGTACTAGTGAAAAGGATGTGATTATTTTGGGAGAAACAAAATTCGCTGAACTAAATGATGAGCAGCTCAAAGAAATAAAACAGCTAGAGGAAAAATTTAATATAACTTTAATTGCTTATGATAGCTCTGCATTAGAAAGTCAAAATTCACATAATTAGATTATGGTTCTTTAGTGTTTAGGAAAAATATTTCTAAACACTTTTTTAGTGCATAATAGGAAAGAAATACTTTATAAAATTCCACCTTATTTTGCAATGGGGCTGAATAAATTATTTATGTGGAAATTTGAATCAATAAGTACATTTATTCTAATAGCAAAGTAAATATTCACAGGTTGTTAACATTTAATATTATTATTGAATTGAAGTTAGGATAGAATGATTGATAGAAGCGACACGCCTTTATATAATTTAGACGGTAATAAAATATTAAATTTTTAATAGGGAGGATAAGTTTTAATGAAAAAATTCATAACGGCCATAACAGCTATTTTATTTACATTTAGTCTAAGTACATATGCATTTGCCCATTCACATATTGGTGAAACAACTCCTGCAGATAGTGAAGTAGTAACAGAAGCTTTGACAGAGGTAGTGCTAAATTTTGAAGATGCTATTGAACAAGGTAGTCTTATGAAGATTTATGCTTCAAATGGTGATTTAATTGAAATATCGGAAATTGTAGTTGGCGAGAAACAATTGATCGGTACGCTTGCTAATCCACTCCCGAATGATGAATACAAGGTTGATTGGGCGATTATCAGTTCAGATGGCCACCCTTTAACAGGTAATTATACTTTTACAGTGAATATTGATGAAGTACCTGTAGACGAAGAGGAATCGTCTCAGACAGATGAAACTGAAGTTGTAGAAGAAACAGTGTCAAATGAAGAACAAGTAGGTTCCCAAGAAACAATTCAAGAAAAAGAAACGAAAGAATCATCTTCTATGAATTGGGCTGTTGTTGGATTTATTGCGCTCATTTTAATCGTAGTAGTCGCAGTATTATCTCGTAGAAAAAAATAAAGGAAAGTCGTAGTTTATTTGGATGAATAAACTACGACTTTTTTTGTACTGAAATAATTTAGACTCAGTTTCTTAACTTCAGCTTTATTTATTGTGAATGAAATTTGTTTATATACTGAGTTTTGGGTTCCGATTGAAAAGATTACCCAGTCTTATTGAAAATTAATGGTATATTGAAAAAGCTGGCTCCGGTTACTCACCGACGTCAGCTTGTTTTATCTTAATTACAATTTCGTCATTTTTAAATTATCATTTTCAATATTTGTTATAAATTGTATAAAGCAAGTTTCTGGATCATCGTCGAAGTTATCCTCTAATAGAAGCATGTTTTCCTGTGGTTCAGCCGATTGCTTTAAATCATTATTCATCTAAAACCTCCTCAATAGTAAGAATTTTTTTTAAAAGACTCATCAATTCTTTCATAGAGCGGGGGAGTGTTGTCTGTACTTGAATAAGTCCTTCTCTCAACATATTTTCATAGCATTGAACGAGCCAAGGCTTTTCAATATGTGCAGTTTCCAGCAGTTTTGTATCCATAAAAAGTGCATCTCTGTGCCCCGAATACAAAATCTGTCCTTTATGAAATACGATAAAGTATTCGGCCCATTCATAGATTAAATTGACTTGGTGTGTCGAATACAAAAACGTGCGCTCTTCATTTTGTAGTTCATTTAAATATTTTGTGAGTTGATTAGAAAAATAGAAATCTAAACTACTTGTAGGCTCGTCTAAAATATAAATGTTAGGATCCATTGCATAAACACCAGCGATCGTTACACGTTTTTTTTGCCCACCGCTTAAGAAGTGAATCGGACGTTCAGTTAGATCATACAGTTCCGTTAATTCAATCGCGTTTGACACATGACGCTCAATCTTTTCATATGGCCATTTTAAGTTAATGGGACCATATAAAATGTCTTGTTTTACCGTAGATGCAAATAACTGATTATCTGCTTCTTGAAAAATAAAGCCGACTTGCTCACGCAGGTGGATTAGTTGTTTTTTTCTATAATTTAAAGGCTCATTTAAAAAGCGAATCTCACCACTAGTAGGCTTTTCAAGTCCAATAAGTAATTTAAAAAAGGTTGATTTACCCGAACCGTTTTCACCTAGTATCGCGACTTTTTTCCCCTTTGGAATCGATAATGAAATGTCTTTTAATGCTTCGGTACCATCGCTGTATCGAAAAGATACATGATCAAAAGTAAAATAGCTTTCTATCATAATAAACTCCTTATAGTACAAGTATGGCGAAACTCATCAAAGTAAAAATCAGTGCCATGCCTGTAAATTTTAAGTCCCAGGTTTTTGTCGTTGTGAAATGCTGTGGGAGAATAAATTGCTCAATATTCCGTGCAACCATTGCATCTGACAAGGCTTGATAGCGGAAAAAAATTGTCCGAAATAGTGCACTAATCAGTAGGCTTAATGATTGAAAACTTTTTTTATATGAACGATAGCCTAAACGAGCATGCTGTGCAGTATAAAGCTGCATAACAGTCTGCAAAAATAAAAAAATAAAGCGATACATCAGTTCGATTAATTCGATCACAATAGTAGGCACTTTTAATCGTGCAAGTACCGGACTGATTTCAAATATTGGTGTAGTTAAAATTAAGAAATACAAGCAGCTTGTTGCACTGACGGCAGTACAAAAGATAGTGATGGCCCGTAGTATATCGCTCGGTAAAATAAAGAACTGCAACGTAAAAAGTGAACTTTGCCATAATGCCGCAGCTGGAATCGGCTGTGTAAAAGTGATGGATAAGACAATGGCGAGCATACCTGCTAAAACAAAGCCGATTGGTGCAAATAGTAATGTAATATATATTTTCATTGGGATTTTTGCGTAAAATATAATGACACCGCTCATGAAGAGCAGTGTCCAAATGGAAAAACTGTTATTTCGTAAAAATGTGACAAGTAATAAAGTAATTAAGCCAAACGTCATTTTTTGGCTGGCTGCAACCTTTAATAATGCATTATGACTGGCAATAAAATCAATGTTTAGCATGGTCTTTTGTATGTTTCCCGCGCATGTAGCCAATAAAGTAACCGATAATTAACGCACCTATCACACCTTGTAGAACAAATAATAGACTTTCGATTTCTCCGCTTGGTGGCTCCCAAATAGCGCTAAACCAAGGTTCATAATCTGTTGCGATCTCGGTAATGGCTACTTCTGCCTCCCCATCGGCACCGCCAAATTCTGCATCCTGTAAAAATAGTAATGGTAATATTGCTAAAACAATCACACCTGTGAGTAAAAGTAAATTTTTCTTAAACATGTTAGCTCTCCTTTGCCTTTAAAATCCGTAGTTGAACTAATTCTCTCATATTATATTTTTGCAGGAAGTTCATAATCATAACCGTTAATAACCCTTCACTAATTGCGAGCGGAATTTGTGTTAGTGCAAAGATGCCCGCAAATTTCTGGAATGATCCTAAAATACCGCCTGCTTCAGAAGGGAAGGCTAATGCCAACTGAACAGATGTCATTACATATGTACCTAAATCACCAAGCATTGCCGCTAAAAATACAGCTACACTAAAGGATAACCCCCATTTTGTCGCGAGTTTGAAAACACCAACAGCAATAAAAGGACCCACAATGGCCATTGAGAAAATATTCGCACCTAATGTTGTAAGTCCACCATGTGCAAGTAGAACGGATTGGAATAATAGGACGATTGAACCTAAGACGCTCATCACAAACGGTCCGAATAAAATTGAACCTAAACCAACACCTGTGGGATGAGAACAGCTGCCTGTAACCGATGGAATTTTTAAAGCAGACAATACGAATGTAAAAGCACCTGAAAGCGCGAGTAGTAGCTTGCTTTCCGGATTTTCTTTTACGACTAGACGAATTACTTGTAGGCCCTTTACCAGGAACGGTAAACATAGAGCAAACCAGAATAGTGCCCATCCGATTGGTAAAAATCCTTCCATAATGTGCATGGCGTATGCTTGTTTCGGTATAAATAACAGAACGATACCGAAGTAAGCAAGTTTTGGTAATAATTGTTTCATGTTTTTTACTCCTTTTTCTTTTTGATGAAAAAAGTGCACAAAAAAATACACTTTTCAGAGTAAAAGTGCATTACAAAAAACAAGCGTCAAGCGCTTATTTTCACGCACCTATCCTCGTAGGTCTGAATCAGTCATTTTTGGCAGGTATCCTGACTCCTCTTCAATGTATTACAAGCCTTCCCACAAAAAATGCAGTGGCGTGTTATGCAATACTCCGAGTTACAGTTGCGGGACAGTACCGGAATCGCACCGGTTTCCCTATTAAGCTTAAAAAGCACCAAAAATCATTCAATTGTCACCATGTTGGAAATATTATCACTTGTTTTTTGGATTGTCACGATATTTTTTTGAATACTTCGTCTATTCGGTTTTGGATGTAAACATTGTAGATAAATTAATTCTCGCTTGTGTGTGGATATTTCTGGAATATTGTATAATCCTTTTGAATGGTTCAACGTATAAAGAATTACTAGATGGGGGAACAAGAGACTATTCCTATCAACTGAAAAATTGCTAATTGAGATAGTGTAATTGGATAAAAAATGAATAATTAATAATCGACAAACTTTGATTAGTTAACTAGTAAATTTATGTACGAACCACTTAATTCACAAATTATAACCGCTTCATTTATGCTGAAAAAGATTAATGAGGTAATAATTACCCTATCATTTTTTATTTGACTATGTTATTTTTAATTTTATAATAATTTAATAATTTGCAATTTGAATAAGTGCTTACAGATTTTTGTAAGGTAAAAGGGAAATTAGTGAAAGACTAATGCAGCCCCCGCTACTGTAATAGCTGATGAAATCACAATGAATCACTGTCGTAATGATGGGAAGATGTGAAAGTAAAAGGAAGCTTAAGCCAGGAAACCTGCTTATTCGAACGATACTTACTTTTCGGAGGGAGAAGTATAGGCGAAACAAGTAATTGTTTTTGTGTTTTTCTATACTTTCTTAAGTATTAATTTCACATGCCCGTACCTCTTTCTGACGAGAGGTACGGGCATTTTTTATTTTTTAAATGGAGGGTGTTAACATGCAAAAAGGAAAAATCTTTGTTGTAGGGTTTGGTCCTGGAGATCGGGAGCATATAACAAAACGCGCAGTCGATGCTCTACAGCAAAGTGACCATATTATGGGCTATAAGACGTATGTGGAACTGATCGAGCATTTAGTGACGGCGAAAACCATTGTCAGTACAGGAATGACAGAGGAAGTATCACGTGCCCAGGAAGCTGTAAAACAGGCTGAAGCCGGTCATATAGTTGCTGTTATTTCCAGTGGGGATGCGGGTGTATACGGAATGGCAGGGCTCGTATACGAAGTATTAATCGAAAAGGGCTGGACTGCAAAAGAAGGCATTGAAGTGGAAGTAGTTCCGGGAATATCTGCGATTAACTCCTGTGCAAGTTTACTAGGCGCTCCTGTTATGCATGATTCTTGCACAATTAGTTTAAGTGACCACTTAACACCGTGGACGGTCATCGAAAAACGGATTGAGGCAGCTGCAATGGCAGACTTTGTCGTTGCGTTCTACAATCCGAAATCCGGCAGACGCACAAGACAAATTGTTGAAGCACAGCGTATTTTGCTGAAGTATCGTTCTCCTGATACACCTGTTGGACTAGTAAAAGCTGCTTACCGGGATACACAGGATATTGTGTTAACAACATTGGCAGAGATGCTGGAACATGATATCGGAATGCTGACAACGGTCGTCGTGGGGAACTCTTCAACATTTTACTATGACAATAAAATCATTACACCGCGCGGCTATCAGCGAAAATATACATTAGGTGATGAAAAACAGCTGTTAAAACCGCACCAGCGATTGAAAAAAGAAGCGGAACCATGGGCATTGGATCAGGAAACGGGTGAATCGAAGACCGGGTATGAAAAAATTGTAGCAATCGAGAAAAAAACAGTTGAACCAGCAGCGGATATTAAAGCAAATGCATTACAGCTGGCAAATGAAGCACTAACGCTCGTACATAAAGAAACATCTGCTGTAAAAGTTGAAGAAAACCCTTTTTTAGTGCAGCAACAGGTGGAATCCATCTTTGAGTTTGCTGTATCACCGGGTGTTGCCAATAAAATGATTACACCCCATCAAATGATTACATTGGCAGAGGTTGTCGGAGAAAGAGGTACGATGGAGTATACGCCTGACCACCGTCTTGTACTGAAGGTACCGACCGATTCGCCTGAAAAACTGGTCAAAACAGTGGAACAAACAGGTTTACTCGTTCAACCGGTCGGTGACGTAGTAATCGTCAAGGCGTGTGATTTCTGTTACGGGGAAAAAGCGGAATCCATTCCATATGCCGAACAGATCATGGAAACGCTCGGTGGCATTAAAATGCCGAAAGAGCTGCACGTCGGTTTTAATGGATGTGGTATGGCATGTTATCGCGCGGTTTTTGATGATATCGGTATTGTATACCGCAAGAAAAAGTTCGATTTGTTTATCGGTTCCAAGCCAGTAGGACGAACAGCTCATGCCGCACAACCTGTTTTAGAAGGAATCGATCCGGAAAAACTGATTCCTTTACTAACAGACATTGTTGCGGACTATAAAGAACATGCGCATCCGAATGAACGTTTCTTCAAATATTTCAAACGTGTGAAGAAAATACTGAATTTCAATTATGTCGACATGTCATGCAAAATTAAAGTGGAAGAAGCCCCTTGTGGAGATTAGGTGAACTGATGATTTTATTTCTAGCAGGAACAAGTGATGCAAGAGAGCTGGCGGTTCAGTTAATGAAAGCTGGCTATGATTTGGTAGCGACTGTTGTTACGGATTCTGCTGCTGCAAGTCTACAGGAAGCGAAAGTTCCGTATCATGTCGGCCGTTTAAATGAGCAGCAAATGAAGGAACTGATCGAAGAACGACACGTAACAACGGTTGTGGATGCAAGTCATCCGTATGCAGAAGAGGCTTCAAAAACAGCGATGGCTGCTGCAGATTTAACGGGTATTCCCTATATCCGATATGAACGTCCTCAGCAGAGCTATGTAAATCCGCTCGTGACGGAAGTGGAAACATATAAAGAAGCGGCAATTGTTGCATCCGCACATTCAGGAACAGTTATGTTGACGACAGGCAGTAAAACGCTTGCCGTTTTTACAGAGCAATTATTACAGAACGAAAATATTCGTCTCGTATGCCGGATGCTGCCAAATAAAGAGAATATGGATAAATGCGATGCACTTGGTGTGAAACAGCGCGATATTATCGCAATTCAAGGACCGTTTTCTAAAGCATTGAATAAAGCGCTTTACGAGCAATTCAGCACAACGCTCATTATTACAAAGGAAAGCGGAAAAGTCGGATCGGTCGACGAGAAGATGGAGGCGGCTTTAGAGCTTGGGATTCCCGTTATTTTAATTAAAAGACCAAAAATCCAATATGAAAATGTATGCACTTCATTCGAGAAAGTGTTTGAAAAATTAGGAGGCAAATAACAATGGCAAATATGAACTTTAATACAGAATTCGTACCACTTACAGTAGACCCGGACAAAATATATGACTACAGTTTTGCAATCATCAAAGAAGAAATGGGTGAACATTCATTTACAGATGAACAATGGCTTGTCGTTCGCCGCGTTATTCATGCTTCGGCAGACTTCGAATTGGGGCGCAGCATGATTTTTACGGATGATGCGATAGAAGCGGGCATTCAGTCAATTTTAGCTGGACGTCATGTTGTAGCAGATGTCCAGATGATCGAAAGTGGTTCAGGGCGCAAACGATTCCAAAAACATGGCGGGGATTTACATTGTTATATTGCGGATGAAGACGTATCAATCGAAGCAAAAAAACTTGGAACAACGCGTGCCATTATTTCGATGCAAAAAGCGACGCAACTGCAGGAAGGCGGTATTTATGCAATCGGTAATGCCCCGACAGCTTTACTTGAACTGATTCGCCTGATTAAAGAAGGCCTTGCAAAGCCGGATTTAATTATCGGAATGCCGGTTGGGTTCGTATCGGCAGCAGAATCCAAAGCGGAATTAGCGATTTTAGAAGGTATTCCGTTTATAACGAATGTAGGAAGAAAAGGTGGCAGTACTGTAACCGTCGCAGCATTAAATGCCATCTCAATCATGGCAGATGAACGAGCAAAAGAAGCGAAATAAAAAAGACCCGTCAGAAATGCGTCACGGCTATACAACAGGAGCTTGTGCAACTGCGATGACAAAGGCTGCCTTGTACGCACTTGTGACCGGAGAAGTTCCTGAACATGTAACGATTCATTTACCTGTCGGGAAGGATGCCACATTTACGGTGGCATCCTTTGCAGTAAAAGACAATGAAGTGATGTGTGAAACGATTAAGGATGCCGGGGACGATCCGGATGCAACACATAAAGCACGCATTCAAAGTACGGTTCGCTTTGTAGAAAAAAGCGGTGTCCATCTGGACGGTGGAATCGGTGTCGGTCGTGTGACAAAAGCAGGACTGCCCGTCCCTGTCGGTGAAGCGGCAATTAATCCTGTTCCACGAAAAATGCTTCATGGTGTCGTCGAAGAAGCGATTCAACTATTCCAGATTGACAAAGGGATCGAAGTAATTATTTCCGTTCCGGACGGTGAGGAAATTGCGAAGAAGACGTTAAATGCAAGGCTTGGTATTCTGGGCGGCATTTCTATTTTAGGTACGCGCGGTACGGTCGTGCCCTTTTCAAGTTCTGCCTATATGGCAAGTATCGTGCAGGCAATCAGTGTTGCAAAAGAAGCAGGCTGTGATCACCTTGTCATTACAACTGGCGGACGCAGTGAAAAATTTGCGATGAAGCAATATCCTCATTTGCCGGAAGAAGCATTTATCGAGATGGGGGATTTCGTCGGTTTTACATTAAAACACATCGCCCGTAAAGAGATTGCCCAAGTATCGCTTGTCGGAATGATGGGGAAATTTTCGAAAGTTGCACAGGGGGTCATGATGGTGCATTCGAAAAGTGCGCCGATCAGCTTCCCGTTTTTGGCGGAAATCGCGACAAAAGCAGGAGCCGATAAGGGAATCATCGAGCAAATATTAGAGGCGAATACCGCATCGCAAGTAGGGGAAATCATGCAGGGCAATGACCAGTTTTTTGAAGCGCTATGTAAAAACTGCTGCTACTTTGCTCTAGATCATATGAAAGCGAAATTACGTGTCTCCACAACACTGTACGCAATGAACGGAGATATGCTAGGAAAGGCTGAGAATATTGAACAATTGGATGAAAACGATTGGTATCGGGGATAACGGACCAGCAAGTTTACTCCCACAATATATCGCTTGGATCCACTCAAGTGAAGTACTCGTTGGCGGTCAACGTCATCTTGACTTTTTTCCGGATTACACCGGCGAGAAGATCATGATAAAAGGTGGACTGTCACGACTCGTGGAAAAGCTGCAGGCAGAAACGAGAAACGTCGTCATTTTAGTATCAGGCGACCCGCTGTTTTACGGATTAGGCGGAGTTCTGGCGAAGAAGCTCCCATTAGAAATTTACCCGTATGCAAGCTCTGTTCAATTAGCATTTACAAAAATGCAGGAAAGCTGGCAGGATGCCTATTTAACGAGTGTTCACGGGAGGTCATTGAAAGGGCTTGCCCAAAAAATCGATGGCCGAAAAAAAATAGCGATATTGACAGATGAAGAAAATTCACCGAATGCAATTGCCCGCTATTTAAAAGCATTCGGCATGACCGAATACGATGCGTTTGTGGCTGAAAACTTGGAAGGTCCATCAGAACGGTGTCGTCATCTTTCTTTGGATGAAATGGAGAATACCGTATTTTCACCATTGAATGTCGTTATTTTAAAGCAGCGTGAAGCTGTTGAGCGCGCGTCAATCGGTATTGAAGATGACCAATTTATTCAGCGAAAACCGGATAAAGGGCTCATCACGAAAAAGGAGATCCGTGTACTTTGTCTACAAGCGCTGCAATTAAAAGAAACAAGTATCGCGTGGGACATTGGGACATGCACAGGCTCCGTTGCCATTGAAATGGCGAAAATTGCCCGTGAAGGTCAAGTATATGCGATCGAAAAAAATGAAGCCGATTTGGAAAACTGTCTTCAAAATCAGCATATTCATCGTACGGATTTTACAGCTATTTTAGGAAAAGCACCGGAAAGGTTAGAGGAATTTCCTGATCCGGACGCCATTTTCATCGGTGGAAACGGCGGCAATATGGAGCAGTTACTGCAATTATGTGTCGATCGATTGAAGCCGAATGGCCGCATTGTGATGAACATCGCGACGATTGAAAATTTGGCAGAAGCTATGGGTCATTTTAAAAAGTTCAACTGTAATGTATCTGTACTGCAGGCACAAATATCAAAAAGTAAGCCCATTTTAAATTTAACGCGTTTTGAGCCGTTAAATCCAATTTTTATCGTAACAGCACAGAAAGGAATGGAATTATGACAATCGG belongs to Solibacillus sp. FSL W7-1436 and includes:
- a CDS encoding DUF2785 domain-containing protein; protein product: MMKEQLEGIVKKSINLDLIDFNELIQFMLKNIGNPDGYLRDNLIYRGFCELILNEQFTEEQLITILKTCLDDAHLYLNITDNDPSDDLFTRSFSALVITLILEKDRENRSLPEELIVEAIHRSIQYLLLEKDYRGFDNTKGWAHAVAHGSDLLAEAIRHPLMMDSQLVYRALQSLKSCLHTEYALIDEEDERMLPVIDALLEKGLTDEQLLTWLKELHYIEVEDWHKKYRSEWNVKQFEKALLRHLLRSTKCTQTAKWIVLKDQL
- a CDS encoding S16 family serine protease; its protein translation is MKRISLVILPFVLYITGLLAYYFGKINGYQFIIFIIVGLGISIFGFFLYRNDKKLKAAFLAIFYILALLTIFESRLIDYEKYTYFLISYNEPFEIVEGSGINVLAVEVIETPYITDLGYLIHTVEFSTNKEVLDAEIVTNKTRYRSKNEELLSYVRPAEKHFETMKENVITYLSKSSSAINRFLEREDIEGDSAGLATVLSALIEKGEVNNKVPIAVTGAIDSKGNVKEIGSIKAKTLIAEQSGFSHIFLPVENEEEAKKVKKVEQLNINIIAVASIDNAVKEIMRINND
- a CDS encoding copper resistance CopC family protein, whose translation is MKKFITAITAILFTFSLSTYAFAHSHIGETTPADSEVVTEALTEVVLNFEDAIEQGSLMKIYASNGDLIEISEIVVGEKQLIGTLANPLPNDEYKVDWAIISSDGHPLTGNYTFTVNIDEVPVDEEESSQTDETEVVEETVSNEEQVGSQETIQEKETKESSSMNWAVVGFIALILIVVVAVLSRRKK
- a CDS encoding energy-coupling factor ABC transporter ATP-binding protein, with the protein product MIESYFTFDHVSFRYSDGTEALKDISLSIPKGKKVAILGENGSGKSTFFKLLIGLEKPTSGEIRFLNEPLNYRKKQLIHLREQVGFIFQEADNQLFASTVKQDILYGPINLKWPYEKIERHVSNAIELTELYDLTERPIHFLSGGQKKRVTIAGVYAMDPNIYILDEPTSSLDFYFSNQLTKYLNELQNEERTFLYSTHQVNLIYEWAEYFIVFHKGQILYSGHRDALFMDTKLLETAHIEKPWLVQCYENMLREGLIQVQTTLPRSMKELMSLLKKILTIEEVLDE
- the cbiQ gene encoding cobalt ECF transporter T component CbiQ is translated as MLNIDFIASHNALLKVAASQKMTFGLITLLLVTFLRNNSFSIWTLLFMSGVIIFYAKIPMKIYITLLFAPIGFVLAGMLAIVLSITFTQPIPAAALWQSSLFTLQFFILPSDILRAITIFCTAVSATSCLYFLILTTPIFEISPVLARLKVPTIVIELIELMYRFIFLFLQTVMQLYTAQHARLGYRSYKKSFQSLSLLISALFRTIFFRYQALSDAMVARNIEQFILPQHFTTTKTWDLKFTGMALIFTLMSFAILVL
- a CDS encoding energy-coupling factor ABC transporter substrate-binding protein, which produces MFKKNLLLLTGVIVLAILPLLFLQDAEFGGADGEAEVAITEIATDYEPWFSAIWEPPSGEIESLLFVLQGVIGALIIGYFIGYMRGKHTKDHAKH
- a CDS encoding energy-coupling factor ABC transporter permease — encoded protein: MKQLLPKLAYFGIVLLFIPKQAYAMHIMEGFLPIGWALFWFALCLPFLVKGLQVIRLVVKENPESKLLLALSGAFTFVLSALKIPSVTGSCSHPTGVGLGSILFGPFVMSVLGSIVLLFQSVLLAHGGLTTLGANIFSMAIVGPFIAVGVFKLATKWGLSFSVAVFLAAMLGDLGTYVMTSVQLALAFPSEAGGILGSFQKFAGIFALTQIPLAISEGLLTVMIMNFLQKYNMRELVQLRILKAKES
- the cobJ gene encoding precorrin-3B C(17)-methyltransferase codes for the protein MQKGKIFVVGFGPGDREHITKRAVDALQQSDHIMGYKTYVELIEHLVTAKTIVSTGMTEEVSRAQEAVKQAEAGHIVAVISSGDAGVYGMAGLVYEVLIEKGWTAKEGIEVEVVPGISAINSCASLLGAPVMHDSCTISLSDHLTPWTVIEKRIEAAAMADFVVAFYNPKSGRRTRQIVEAQRILLKYRSPDTPVGLVKAAYRDTQDIVLTTLAEMLEHDIGMLTTVVVGNSSTFYYDNKIITPRGYQRKYTLGDEKQLLKPHQRLKKEAEPWALDQETGESKTGYEKIVAIEKKTVEPAADIKANALQLANEALTLVHKETSAVKVEENPFLVQQQVESIFEFAVSPGVANKMITPHQMITLAEVVGERGTMEYTPDHRLVLKVPTDSPEKLVKTVEQTGLLVQPVGDVVIVKACDFCYGEKAESIPYAEQIMETLGGIKMPKELHVGFNGCGMACYRAVFDDIGIVYRKKKFDLFIGSKPVGRTAHAAQPVLEGIDPEKLIPLLTDIVADYKEHAHPNERFFKYFKRVKKILNFNYVDMSCKIKVEEAPCGD
- the cobK gene encoding precorrin-6A reductase — encoded protein: MILFLAGTSDARELAVQLMKAGYDLVATVVTDSAAASLQEAKVPYHVGRLNEQQMKELIEERHVTTVVDASHPYAEEASKTAMAAADLTGIPYIRYERPQQSYVNPLVTEVETYKEAAIVASAHSGTVMLTTGSKTLAVFTEQLLQNENIRLVCRMLPNKENMDKCDALGVKQRDIIAIQGPFSKALNKALYEQFSTTLIITKESGKVGSVDEKMEAALELGIPVILIKRPKIQYENVCTSFEKVFEKLGGK
- a CDS encoding precorrin-8X methylmutase, with amino-acid sequence MANMNFNTEFVPLTVDPDKIYDYSFAIIKEEMGEHSFTDEQWLVVRRVIHASADFELGRSMIFTDDAIEAGIQSILAGRHVVADVQMIESGSGRKRFQKHGGDLHCYIADEDVSIEAKKLGTTRAIISMQKATQLQEGGIYAIGNAPTALLELIRLIKEGLAKPDLIIGMPVGFVSAAESKAELAILEGIPFITNVGRKGGSTVTVAALNAISIMADERAKEAK